The Desulfuromonas acetexigens genome has a segment encoding these proteins:
- a CDS encoding radical SAM protein yields MSRKLIDQARKLLAGESGSQVKPWGGRLTVALVFPNTYHQGMSNLGFLTVYHLLNQREDVLCERFFLPDAEALAEHRKTGYPLFSLESGHPLTDFDLIAFSISFENDYLNLPIIFELARLPLWRADRGDSYPLLLAGGVCAFLNPEPLAEIMDFFAVGEGEVMLPELVATLKAGSELTRPELLDRLAGTPGIYVPSLYECEWAADGTLQGWLRQPVVPARVARQWVRDLDRSASRSFVLTEATEFSDMALTEISRGCGRGCRFCAAGYIYLPPRERSLDVLLAQVDLGLCEREKVGLVGAAVSDYSRIAELDQAILDRGGKVSVASLRIDSLTPEEVAALKTSGHRTLALAPEAGSQRMRDTINKGLTREQILAAVRLLGAGGILNLKLYFLVGLPGETDGDIDEMLDLLAEIRGIWVEEGKKQGRLGTLTISVNPFIPKPFTPFQWAGMAPEKRLKGIFQRLRAAVGRMANTDIIFESARSAALQALLARGDRRVGRLLPLLAAGQNLKAACRQQGLDPDFYVSRERGADEVFPWEIIESGVRRDFLYREYQAALTHARSRRCFDGCVDCGVCREK; encoded by the coding sequence ATGTCCCGTAAGCTGATCGACCAGGCCCGGAAGCTGCTGGCCGGGGAATCGGGGAGCCAGGTCAAACCCTGGGGGGGGCGGCTGACCGTCGCCCTGGTTTTTCCCAACACCTATCATCAGGGGATGAGCAACCTCGGTTTTCTCACCGTCTATCATCTGCTCAACCAGCGGGAGGATGTGCTCTGCGAGCGTTTCTTCCTGCCCGACGCCGAAGCCCTGGCGGAACATCGCAAGACCGGCTATCCCCTCTTTTCCCTCGAATCGGGACATCCTCTCACCGATTTCGACCTCATCGCCTTTTCCATCTCCTTCGAAAACGACTATCTGAACCTGCCGATTATTTTTGAACTGGCCCGGCTCCCCCTGTGGCGCGCTGATCGGGGCGACTCCTACCCGCTGCTCCTGGCCGGCGGGGTCTGCGCCTTTCTCAATCCCGAACCCCTGGCGGAGATCATGGATTTTTTCGCCGTCGGCGAGGGGGAAGTAATGCTGCCGGAGTTGGTCGCGACGCTCAAAGCCGGGAGCGAGCTGACGCGTCCTGAGTTGCTGGACCGTTTGGCCGGCACTCCCGGTATTTACGTCCCTTCCCTGTACGAATGCGAATGGGCCGCAGACGGCACGCTCCAGGGTTGGCTCCGGCAGCCGGTGGTCCCTGCGCGGGTGGCGCGCCAATGGGTGCGGGATCTGGATCGCAGTGCCAGCCGCTCCTTCGTCCTGACCGAGGCGACGGAATTCTCCGACATGGCCCTGACCGAGATTTCCCGGGGCTGCGGTCGAGGGTGCCGCTTCTGCGCCGCCGGTTACATCTACCTGCCCCCCCGGGAGCGTTCTCTCGATGTGCTGCTGGCGCAGGTCGATCTTGGTCTTTGTGAACGGGAGAAGGTCGGGCTGGTCGGTGCGGCGGTCTCCGACTACTCGCGCATCGCCGAACTCGATCAGGCGATTCTCGATCGGGGGGGCAAGGTCTCGGTGGCAAGCCTGCGCATCGATTCCCTGACGCCCGAGGAGGTCGCGGCGCTCAAGACCTCCGGCCACCGCACCCTGGCACTGGCGCCCGAGGCGGGAAGCCAGCGCATGCGCGATACCATCAACAAGGGTCTGACCCGCGAGCAGATTCTCGCTGCCGTCCGGCTGCTCGGCGCGGGGGGGATCCTCAACCTCAAGCTCTATTTCCTGGTCGGATTGCCCGGCGAGACGGACGGGGATATCGACGAAATGCTCGATCTGCTCGCGGAGATTCGCGGCATCTGGGTTGAGGAAGGAAAAAAGCAGGGGCGTCTCGGCACCCTGACGATCTCGGTCAATCCCTTCATCCCCAAACCCTTTACCCCCTTTCAATGGGCGGGGATGGCTCCCGAAAAGCGGCTCAAGGGGATTTTTCAGAGACTGCGCGCGGCGGTGGGGCGCATGGCCAATACGGACATCATTTTCGAATCGGCCCGCAGCGCGGCGTTGCAGGCGCTCCTTGCGCGCGGCGACCGTCGGGTCGGGCGTCTGCTTCCTTTGCTTGCCGCGGGGCAGAATCTCAAGGCCGCCTGCCGTCAGCAAGGGCTCGATCCCGATTTCTACGTCAGTCGCGAGCGCGGCGCTGATGAAGTCTTCCCCTGGGAGATCATCGAGAGCGGCGTGCGTCGGGATTTTCTCTACCGCGAATACCAGGCGGCCCTAACCCATGCGCGCTCCCGGCGCTGCTTTGATGGCTGTGTGGATTGCGGGGTCTGCCGGGAAAAATGA
- the ftsZ gene encoding cell division protein FtsZ, translating to MFEFDEKIDQTARIKVIGVGGGGGNAVNTMITSKIDGVEFYSANTDAQALRVSRAPIKIQLGGKLTKGLGAGANPEMGREAALEDRTRLAELLEGADMVFIAAGLGGGTGTGAAPVIAEVAKELGALTVGVVTKPFSREGRQRLKKAEDGVEALKKVVDSLIVIPNDRLLGLAGKNMSILDAFKPSDDVLRQAVQGISDLITTSGLINVDFADVKAIMSERGMAMMGIGMAEGEKRASEAAHQAISSPLLEDIDISGAKGVLVNISGSSNMTMEEFEEASRIIHEKVHEDANIIVGLVIDEDLGDRLKITAIATGFGASFDKARKPGDFMGRTIVPPGKNEHDVPTFLRDRAPREPARGVMRAPMSEEQEYDIPTFLRRRVD from the coding sequence ATGTTCGAATTTGACGAAAAAATAGATCAGACCGCGCGGATTAAAGTGATTGGCGTTGGCGGTGGTGGCGGCAACGCCGTCAATACCATGATCACCTCAAAGATTGACGGGGTCGAATTTTATAGTGCTAATACCGATGCCCAGGCCCTGCGTGTCAGCCGTGCGCCGATAAAGATTCAACTCGGCGGCAAACTGACCAAGGGACTCGGCGCCGGCGCCAACCCCGAGATGGGGCGGGAAGCCGCTCTGGAGGATCGGACGCGGCTGGCCGAGCTTCTGGAGGGGGCCGATATGGTCTTCATCGCCGCCGGTCTCGGTGGCGGCACCGGCACCGGCGCCGCGCCGGTCATCGCCGAGGTGGCGAAGGAACTGGGCGCCCTGACTGTCGGCGTGGTGACCAAGCCGTTCAGCCGGGAAGGGCGTCAGCGCCTGAAAAAAGCCGAGGATGGCGTCGAGGCGTTGAAGAAGGTGGTCGACTCGTTGATCGTCATCCCCAATGACCGTCTGCTCGGCTTGGCCGGCAAAAATATGAGCATCCTCGATGCCTTCAAGCCTTCGGACGATGTGCTGCGCCAGGCGGTGCAGGGCATCTCCGACCTGATCACCACCAGCGGTTTGATCAACGTCGACTTTGCCGACGTCAAGGCGATCATGAGCGAGCGCGGCATGGCGATGATGGGTATCGGCATGGCCGAAGGGGAAAAGCGCGCTTCCGAGGCCGCTCATCAGGCGATCAGCAGCCCGCTTCTCGAAGATATCGACATCTCTGGCGCCAAAGGGGTGCTGGTAAACATTTCCGGCTCTTCCAACATGACCATGGAAGAGTTCGAAGAAGCCTCCCGCATCATCCATGAAAAGGTCCATGAAGACGCCAACATCATCGTCGGTCTGGTCATCGACGAGGATCTCGGCGACCGGCTGAAGATTACCGCCATCGCCACCGGTTTCGGCGCCTCCTTCGACAAGGCGCGCAAGCCGGGCGATTTCATGGGGCGTACGATTGTTCCCCCGGGCAAGAACGAGCACGACGTTCCGACCTTCCTGCGCGACCGGGCTCCCCGCGAGCCGGCCCGAGGCGTGATGCGCGCTCCGATGAGCGAAGAGCAGGAATATGACATCCCGACCTTCCTCCGCCGCCGGGTCGACTGA
- the ftsA gene encoding cell division protein FtsA, translating to MSSRRGDNLIVGLDIGTTKICAIIGNLTEDGLDIVGIGTSPSKGLRKGMVINIDSTVEAIQKSIREAELMAGCEIKSVFAGIAGGHIKGFNSQGVIAIKNREVTSDDVRRVIDAAKAIAIPMDREVIHILPQEFIIDDQDGIKEPLGMSGVRLEAKVHIVTGAIASAQNIVKSCQRAGCDVADIVLEQLASAEAVLSADEKELGVAMIDIGGGTTDIAIFVDGAIKHTAVLSLGGNHLTNDIAVGLRTPVGEAEKIKQQYGCCLTSMVGKDETIEVPSVGGREPRILSRQLLAEILEPRVEEIFTLVNREIVRSGFSDLIASGVVITGGTCILPGMPELAEQVFNLPVRRGLPRDIGGLSDVVNSPVYATGVGLVRYGSKNLQTKNFSIGQENVFDKVFRRMKEWFGEFF from the coding sequence ATGAGCAGCAGAAGAGGAGACAATTTGATTGTCGGTCTTGACATCGGCACCACCAAGATCTGTGCGATCATCGGTAATCTGACCGAGGACGGCCTGGATATTGTCGGTATCGGCACCAGCCCGTCGAAGGGGTTGCGCAAAGGGATGGTGATCAACATCGACAGCACCGTCGAGGCGATCCAGAAGTCGATTCGCGAGGCCGAACTGATGGCCGGCTGTGAAATTAAGTCGGTCTTCGCCGGCATCGCCGGCGGGCACATCAAAGGCTTCAATTCCCAGGGGGTGATCGCCATCAAGAACCGCGAGGTGACGAGCGACGACGTGCGTCGGGTCATCGATGCGGCCAAGGCTATTGCCATCCCCATGGACCGCGAGGTGATTCACATCCTCCCCCAGGAATTCATCATCGATGACCAGGACGGGATCAAGGAACCGCTCGGTATGAGCGGGGTCCGGCTGGAAGCCAAGGTGCACATTGTCACCGGCGCCATCGCCAGCGCCCAGAATATCGTCAAAAGCTGCCAACGGGCCGGTTGCGACGTGGCCGACATCGTCCTGGAGCAGCTCGCTTCGGCCGAAGCGGTCTTGTCAGCGGACGAAAAAGAGCTGGGTGTGGCGATGATCGACATCGGCGGCGGCACCACCGATATCGCCATCTTCGTCGACGGCGCCATCAAGCATACCGCCGTCCTTTCCCTGGGCGGCAACCATTTGACCAACGACATCGCCGTCGGCTTGCGCACCCCGGTCGGTGAGGCCGAGAAGATCAAGCAGCAGTACGGCTGTTGCCTGACCTCCATGGTCGGCAAGGACGAAACGATCGAAGTCCCTTCCGTCGGCGGGCGCGAGCCGCGCATCCTCTCCCGACAGCTGCTGGCGGAGATCCTCGAACCTCGGGTCGAGGAGATCTTTACCCTGGTCAACCGCGAAATCGTGCGGAGTGGGTTCTCTGATCTCATCGCCTCGGGCGTGGTTATCACCGGCGGCACCTGCATCCTGCCGGGCATGCCCGAACTGGCCGAGCAGGTCTTCAATCTGCCGGTACGTCGTGGCCTGCCCCGGGACATTGGCGGGCTCTCCGACGTGGTCAATTCTCCGGTCTACGCTACCGGCGTGGGCCTGGTGAGATACGGCAGCAAGAACCTGCAGACCAAGAATTTCAGCATCGGTCAGGAGAATGTTTTCGACAAGGTTTTCCGGCGGATGAAAGAGTGGTTCGGAGAGTTTTTTTAA
- a CDS encoding cell division protein FtsQ/DivIB, with translation MRDFKPAKNAKVKSNRRLKPKRPPRPPRDWAGLFRKIFYVTAATVSLVLIVAGGGLMAKSLFDSRYFKVSEVRVENESRVTAEEIAALSDVRLGHNIFELDLPRIGRKIEENPWVKSAEVRRLFPRTVVIKVEERSPKAVINLDYLYYVDGDGEIFKVLEADDSLDFPVITGLERKDLLEKPEEAQSSLKEMVGLVGELTGRRIFGLQDVSEIHLDQTGEIVLYTCAGGVPVRMGDGNYGAKLDHLERIYAELKPRLRALKYIDLNVIDRIVVKVETGITRKG, from the coding sequence ATGCGCGATTTCAAGCCAGCGAAGAATGCCAAGGTCAAGAGCAACCGGAGGCTCAAGCCGAAGCGGCCGCCTCGGCCTCCCCGCGACTGGGCCGGTCTCTTTCGCAAGATTTTTTATGTCACGGCAGCGACGGTCAGCCTGGTGCTGATTGTTGCTGGCGGCGGACTGATGGCTAAATCGCTCTTCGATTCCCGCTATTTCAAGGTGAGCGAGGTTCGCGTCGAGAACGAATCCCGGGTGACCGCAGAGGAGATCGCCGCCCTTTCCGATGTGCGCCTCGGGCACAACATCTTTGAGCTCGACCTTCCCCGCATCGGTCGGAAGATCGAGGAGAACCCTTGGGTCAAGAGCGCCGAAGTACGGCGGCTCTTCCCGCGAACGGTGGTCATCAAGGTCGAGGAACGCAGCCCGAAAGCGGTCATCAATCTCGACTATCTCTATTATGTCGATGGCGACGGCGAGATTTTCAAAGTTCTCGAAGCCGACGACAGCCTCGACTTCCCCGTCATCACCGGCCTGGAGCGCAAGGACCTGCTGGAGAAACCGGAAGAGGCGCAAAGCAGTCTGAAGGAGATGGTGGGGTTGGTCGGGGAACTGACGGGCAGACGGATTTTCGGACTGCAGGATGTTTCGGAAATTCACCTTGACCAAACAGGGGAAATCGTTTTGTATACCTGTGCCGGCGGGGTGCCGGTACGCATGGGCGACGGAAACTACGGCGCCAAGCTGGATCACCTGGAACGCATTTACGCGGAACTCAAGCCGCGCTTGCGGGCTCTCAAATATATCGATCTGAACGTCATCGACCGGATTGTTGTCAAAGTGGAAACCGGGATCACCCGCAAGGGTTAG
- a CDS encoding D-alanine--D-alanine ligase produces MTREELQEKTIGVLMGGLSAEREVSLRTGKAVLNALLESGYLAVAIDAGRDLPARLAQERIEVAFIALHGRFGEDGTVQGLLEMLGIPYTGSGVLASSVAMDKVTTKKLLRYHQLPTPDFCTYRRGEDLELLLNGCHNFPLVVKPAREGSTIGISIVRDRDELAAGIAAALRHDELILIEEFIAGAEVTVGVLAGEALPIIQVVPKGGFYDYHAKYTVGQTEYLLPAPLDGALQARLQEAAVAAYRAIGCEGAARIDFMVREEQGEFFCLEVNTIPGMTETSLLPKAARHADISFGELVQRILDGARVGKS; encoded by the coding sequence ATGACCCGCGAGGAACTTCAGGAAAAGACCATCGGTGTACTCATGGGCGGACTCTCGGCCGAACGGGAGGTCTCGTTGCGTACCGGCAAGGCGGTATTGAACGCCCTTTTGGAGTCCGGTTACCTGGCGGTGGCCATCGATGCCGGGCGCGATCTGCCCGCGCGCCTGGCGCAGGAGCGCATCGAGGTTGCCTTTATCGCCCTGCACGGGCGTTTTGGCGAGGACGGCACAGTGCAGGGCCTGCTTGAGATGCTCGGCATTCCCTACACCGGCAGCGGGGTCCTGGCGTCGAGTGTCGCCATGGATAAGGTGACGACCAAGAAACTGCTGCGCTATCACCAGTTGCCGACCCCCGATTTTTGCACTTACCGGCGCGGTGAGGATCTGGAACTGCTGCTCAACGGCTGCCACAACTTCCCGCTGGTGGTGAAGCCCGCCCGCGAAGGCTCGACCATCGGCATCAGCATCGTCCGCGACCGCGACGAATTGGCTGCCGGCATCGCCGCCGCCCTCCGGCACGACGAACTGATCCTGATCGAGGAGTTCATCGCCGGCGCTGAAGTCACCGTGGGGGTGTTGGCCGGCGAGGCTCTGCCCATTATCCAGGTCGTGCCCAAAGGTGGATTTTACGACTATCACGCCAAATACACGGTGGGACAGACCGAATACCTGCTCCCCGCTCCCCTCGACGGCGCTCTGCAAGCCCGCTTGCAAGAGGCGGCGGTCGCCGCCTACCGGGCGATTGGCTGCGAAGGGGCGGCGCGCATCGACTTCATGGTTCGGGAAGAGCAAGGGGAGTTTTTCTGCCTGGAAGTCAACACCATCCCCGGCATGACCGAAACCAGCCTCTTGCCGAAAGCGGCACGGCACGCCGACATCTCCTTTGGCGAACTTGTCCAGCGCATCCTTGACGGAGCGCGGGTCGGGAAGTCCTGA
- the murB gene encoding UDP-N-acetylmuramate dehydrogenase produces MIDVLFEQLQRELRGRVLRDEPMSRHTTWRVGGPADLFIEPADGEDLGETLRILAAARCPWLTVGAGSNLLVKDGGIRGAVLHPTRLRRLEISDDGRVTAGAGLPLMTLIRAAVERGMAGLEGLAGIPGTVGGGVVMNAGAGGQQLADVVEGATLVGPEGPEVWSRDRLAFGYRSSAVGAGQIISEARLRLHPGDPRALAAAFAGRLAERAAAQRVGGANAGSVFKNPPGASAWRLIDAAGMRGAVEGGAQVAERHSNFIVTTKTACAGDILRLIERIRDQVRRQSGIELETEVKIVGEDR; encoded by the coding sequence ATGATCGACGTGCTCTTCGAGCAACTTCAGCGCGAGCTGCGCGGGCGGGTTCTGCGGGACGAGCCGATGAGCCGGCATACCACCTGGCGGGTGGGCGGGCCGGCCGATCTCTTCATCGAACCGGCCGACGGCGAGGATCTTGGTGAAACCCTGCGAATTCTAGCCGCTGCCCGCTGCCCCTGGCTGACGGTCGGCGCGGGGAGCAATCTGCTGGTGAAAGACGGCGGCATTCGGGGTGCGGTTCTCCATCCGACCCGGCTGCGCCGGCTCGAAATCAGCGATGACGGCCGGGTGACGGCCGGGGCGGGCTTGCCGCTGATGACCCTGATCCGCGCCGCTGTCGAGCGCGGAATGGCCGGGCTGGAAGGGCTGGCGGGGATTCCCGGCACGGTCGGCGGCGGGGTCGTCATGAACGCCGGGGCTGGTGGTCAGCAGCTGGCTGACGTGGTCGAAGGGGCGACCCTGGTCGGGCCGGAAGGGCCGGAAGTCTGGAGCCGGGACCGATTGGCTTTCGGCTACCGCTCTTCGGCGGTGGGCGCGGGGCAGATCATCAGCGAAGCGCGACTACGCCTGCACCCGGGCGATCCCCGAGCGCTCGCCGCGGCCTTTGCCGGGCGCCTGGCCGAGCGGGCGGCGGCCCAACGGGTCGGCGGAGCGAATGCCGGCTCGGTCTTCAAGAATCCCCCCGGGGCCTCCGCCTGGCGACTGATCGACGCCGCCGGGATGCGCGGCGCCGTCGAAGGTGGAGCGCAGGTCGCCGAGCGGCACAGCAATTTTATCGTCACCACAAAAACCGCTTGCGCCGGGGATATCTTGCGGCTGATCGAACGGATTCGCGACCAGGTCCGCAGACAAAGCGGCATCGAGTTGGAAACGGAAGTCAAAATTGTCGGCGAGGATCGCTGA
- the murC gene encoding UDP-N-acetylmuramate--L-alanine ligase: protein MYGKIRTIHFVGIGGIGMSGIAEVLLNLGYQVSGSDLRESDITRRLTSLGGRIAYGHLPENIGEADVVVTSTAVKADNPEVLEAQRRLIPVIPRAEMLAELMRMKYGIAVAGTHGKTTTTSMVATVLSHGGIDPTAVIGGKLDSLGSNAKLGQGKFLVAEADESDGSFLHLSPTIAVVTNIDADHLDYYSGLDEIKDIFVDFINKVPFYGLAVLCLDDANIQEIIPRVKKRFTTYGLQNQADYQAINIVHEAGGTAFDVVKRGESLGRISFRMPGRHNVLNALSVVAVAMELGLDFAVISEGFKDFGGVQRRFQIKYDQDVMVVDDYGHHPTEIKATLAAARAGWQRRVVAVFQPHRYSRTKFLMEDFATAFYQCDYLLVTDIYAAGEAPIEGVSAELLAQKVAGHGHKNAHYVGDRDLLTAHLMAAVQPGDIVITLGAGDVWKVGESLIRLLKDR, encoded by the coding sequence ATGTACGGAAAAATTCGCACCATTCACTTCGTCGGTATCGGCGGCATCGGCATGAGCGGCATCGCCGAGGTCCTGCTCAATCTCGGCTACCAGGTCTCCGGTTCGGACCTGCGCGAGTCGGACATCACCCGCCGACTCACCTCCCTGGGCGGGCGCATCGCCTATGGCCATCTGCCGGAAAATATCGGCGAGGCCGACGTGGTGGTGACCTCGACGGCGGTCAAGGCCGACAACCCCGAGGTCCTCGAAGCCCAGCGCCGGCTGATTCCCGTCATCCCCCGGGCCGAGATGCTGGCCGAGCTGATGCGCATGAAGTACGGCATCGCTGTGGCCGGCACCCATGGCAAGACCACCACCACCAGCATGGTGGCGACGGTTCTCTCCCACGGCGGTATCGACCCGACCGCGGTGATCGGCGGCAAGCTCGATTCCCTCGGTTCCAACGCCAAGCTTGGTCAGGGCAAGTTCCTGGTGGCCGAGGCCGACGAGTCGGACGGGTCCTTTCTGCACCTGTCGCCGACCATCGCCGTCGTCACCAACATCGACGCCGATCATCTCGACTATTACAGCGGCCTGGACGAGATCAAGGACATCTTCGTCGATTTCATCAACAAGGTGCCATTTTACGGACTGGCGGTCCTTTGTCTTGACGATGCCAACATCCAGGAGATCATCCCCCGGGTGAAAAAGCGTTTCACCACCTACGGGCTGCAAAACCAGGCCGACTATCAGGCGATCAACATCGTCCATGAGGCCGGCGGCACCGCTTTTGACGTGGTTAAACGGGGTGAGTCCCTGGGCCGGATCTCCTTCCGCATGCCGGGCCGGCATAACGTTCTCAACGCCCTCTCGGTGGTGGCCGTGGCCATGGAGCTGGGGCTGGACTTTGCCGTCATCAGCGAAGGTTTCAAGGATTTCGGCGGCGTGCAGCGGCGCTTCCAGATCAAGTACGATCAGGATGTCATGGTCGTCGACGACTACGGTCATCATCCGACGGAGATCAAGGCGACCTTGGCGGCCGCCCGTGCTGGCTGGCAACGGCGGGTGGTGGCGGTCTTCCAGCCGCATCGCTACAGCCGCACCAAGTTTCTGATGGAAGACTTCGCCACCGCCTTCTACCAGTGCGATTACCTTCTTGTCACCGACATCTATGCGGCGGGTGAGGCACCGATCGAAGGGGTGAGTGCCGAGCTGCTGGCCCAGAAAGTGGCCGGACACGGCCATAAAAATGCCCATTACGTCGGCGATCGCGATCTGCTTACAGCGCATCTGATGGCGGCGGTTCAACCCGGGGATATTGTCATCACCCTCGGTGCCGGGGATGTCTGGAAGGTCGGGGAAAGCCTGATCCGACTGCTCAAGGATCGCTAG
- the murG gene encoding undecaprenyldiphospho-muramoylpentapeptide beta-N-acetylglucosaminyltransferase, translating into MKLLLAGGGTGGHLFPAVALAQRLLANEADAEVLFVGTAQGIEARILPELGLPLATIKIGGLVGKGLLRQLAMGPRLLTSVWQSRQILKKFRPDVVVGVGGYASGPVLLAAKLLGLPTLIHEQNAALGLTNRLLGRWVDRVCLSFDETHCPLSPGRMVVTGNPLRLGMDNCPPLPNGEPHLLVFGGSRGARAINQAVVAMLPHLERFNGRLRILHQTGSEDLEAVRAGYLQAGWDAAGVVPFIDDMLAAYAQSHLVLCRAGATTLAELTACGRPAILIPYPHAAADHQTANAQALAARGAALMLPQSEMTPEVLAHLVGDLLENRERLLDMAGSAWALGKKGAAERILEECRAIRR; encoded by the coding sequence ATGAAACTGCTCTTGGCCGGTGGCGGCACCGGTGGCCATCTCTTTCCCGCCGTGGCCTTGGCACAACGGCTGCTGGCGAACGAGGCCGACGCCGAGGTCCTTTTCGTCGGCACCGCCCAGGGGATCGAAGCGAGGATTCTGCCCGAGCTGGGGCTGCCTTTGGCTACGATCAAGATCGGCGGCCTCGTTGGCAAGGGGCTGCTGCGGCAACTGGCGATGGGGCCGCGGCTGCTGACGAGCGTCTGGCAATCCCGGCAGATACTTAAAAAATTCCGTCCGGACGTGGTCGTCGGGGTCGGTGGCTATGCCTCGGGGCCGGTCCTTCTCGCCGCCAAACTCTTGGGACTGCCGACTCTGATCCATGAGCAGAACGCCGCACTGGGACTGACGAATCGTCTTCTTGGTCGCTGGGTCGACCGGGTCTGTCTCTCCTTCGATGAGACCCACTGTCCCCTTTCACCCGGACGCATGGTGGTGACCGGCAATCCTTTGCGCCTGGGCATGGATAACTGCCCGCCGCTGCCCAACGGTGAACCCCACCTGCTCGTCTTCGGCGGCAGTCGCGGGGCGCGGGCGATCAATCAGGCGGTGGTGGCCATGCTCCCCCATCTGGAACGCTTCAACGGTCGCCTGCGGATTCTCCATCAGACCGGCAGTGAGGATCTGGAGGCGGTGCGCGCGGGCTACCTGCAAGCGGGATGGGATGCCGCCGGGGTGGTGCCCTTCATCGACGATATGCTCGCGGCCTATGCCCAAAGCCACTTGGTCCTTTGTCGGGCTGGGGCGACGACCCTGGCGGAACTGACCGCCTGCGGTCGCCCGGCGATCCTGATTCCCTATCCCCATGCCGCCGCCGACCATCAGACCGCCAACGCCCAGGCCCTGGCGGCGCGGGGGGCAGCGCTGATGCTGCCGCAAAGCGAAATGACCCCGGAAGTCCTGGCGCACCTGGTGGGGGATCTGCTGGAAAACCGCGAGCGGCTGCTCGATATGGCCGGATCGGCCTGGGCCCTGGGCAAAAAAGGCGCCGCCGAACGCATCCTGGAAGAATGCCGAGCGATCAGACGCTGA
- the ftsW gene encoding putative lipid II flippase FtsW — MEIRKGFDTTLLLLAVVLTCFGVVMVYSASSIMAEKRYADGFYFLKRQGIYAIAGFVVMTVAMHFDYRNWRHLAVPFLFFCLFLLILVLIPGIGNQAGGASRWIRLGPISIQPAEVAKLGLVIYMAYSLSKKKDKVKSLTKGFIPYMIVLALLLALLLLQPDLGSALAMGAVAMIMLLVAGTRLTYLVSIAIIAAPLLYYAVMNVDYRRRRILAFLNPWEDPSDTGFQIIQSWIAFGSGGFGGNGLGQSHQKLFFLPEAHTDFIFAVIGEELGYAGVFVVAAMFLVLIVRGMRASLLAPDDFGRFLAFGMTLLLGLQAFVNIAVVMGMVPTKGMALPFLSYGGTSLLTTLLAVGILLNISSHAPGEVR, encoded by the coding sequence ATGGAGATCCGGAAAGGCTTCGATACGACGCTGTTGCTGCTGGCGGTGGTGCTCACCTGCTTCGGGGTGGTCATGGTCTACTCGGCCTCCTCGATCATGGCGGAAAAGCGCTACGCCGACGGTTTCTACTTTCTCAAGCGTCAAGGGATCTATGCCATCGCCGGCTTTGTGGTCATGACCGTGGCCATGCATTTCGACTATCGCAACTGGCGGCACCTGGCCGTGCCCTTCCTCTTCTTCTGCCTCTTTTTGCTGATTCTGGTGCTGATTCCCGGCATCGGCAACCAGGCCGGGGGGGCCTCACGCTGGATCCGGCTCGGCCCGATCTCCATCCAGCCCGCCGAGGTCGCCAAGCTCGGGCTGGTCATCTACATGGCCTATTCCCTGTCGAAGAAGAAAGATAAAGTCAAGAGCCTGACCAAGGGCTTTATCCCCTACATGATCGTCCTCGCCCTGCTGCTGGCGCTGCTGCTGCTGCAACCGGATTTGGGGAGCGCCCTGGCCATGGGGGCGGTGGCGATGATCATGCTGCTGGTCGCCGGGACCCGACTCACCTACCTGGTTTCCATCGCCATCATCGCCGCGCCCCTGCTCTACTACGCGGTGATGAACGTTGATTATCGGCGGCGGCGGATTCTGGCCTTTCTCAACCCTTGGGAAGATCCTTCCGATACCGGCTTCCAGATCATTCAGAGCTGGATCGCCTTCGGTTCCGGCGGATTTGGGGGGAACGGACTGGGGCAGAGCCACCAGAAACTCTTTTTTCTGCCCGAGGCGCATACCGATTTCATCTTCGCGGTGATCGGCGAGGAACTCGGTTATGCCGGAGTCTTCGTCGTGGCCGCCATGTTCCTGGTGCTGATTGTGCGGGGGATGCGCGCTTCCTTGCTCGCGCCCGACGATTTCGGCCGGTTTCTCGCTTTCGGCATGACCTTGCTGCTCGGTCTGCAAGCCTTTGTCAATATCGCCGTCGTCATGGGGATGGTGCCGACCAAAGGGATGGCGCTCCCCTTTCTCTCCTACGGCGGTACCAGCCTGCTGACGACGCTTTTAGCGGTAGGCATTCTCCTCAACATCTCCAGCCATGCCCCCGGGGAGGTCCGATGA